From Paenibacillus physcomitrellae, the proteins below share one genomic window:
- the rlmH gene encoding 23S rRNA (pseudouridine(1915)-N(3))-methyltransferase RlmH, whose product MLIQIIGVGKLKEKYLVQGIAEYAKRLGPYVKFQIIEVPDEKAPDTLSFAEVGIVKDREGERILAHVKGDAHVIALTLDGKLWSSEELAAELDRLGTYGSSHVVFIIGGSHGLADAVLRRAQQKLCFGRMTLPHQLMRLVLTEQIYRAVKINRGEPYHK is encoded by the coding sequence ATGTTGATTCAAATCATCGGCGTCGGCAAATTGAAGGAAAAATATCTCGTCCAAGGCATAGCCGAATACGCTAAACGCCTTGGCCCGTACGTGAAGTTCCAGATCATCGAGGTCCCCGATGAAAAAGCGCCCGACACGCTGAGCTTCGCTGAGGTCGGCATTGTCAAAGACCGCGAGGGCGAACGCATCCTCGCGCACGTGAAGGGCGATGCGCATGTCATCGCCCTTACGCTGGACGGCAAGCTCTGGAGCTCGGAAGAGCTTGCCGCAGAGCTCGACAGGCTCGGCACCTACGGGTCGAGCCATGTCGTGTTCATCATCGGCGGCAGCCACGGGCTCGCCGATGCCGTGCTGCGCCGGGCACAGCAGAAGCTGTGCTTCGGGCGCATGACCCTGCCGCATCAGCTGATGCGGCTGGTGCTGACGGAGCAGATTTATCGGGCGGTGAAGATCAATCGGGGGGAACCGTATCATAAGTAG
- a CDS encoding JAB domain-containing protein has translation MRDPNLKSARRIQIVSLRMVREQASILFPQRKISKPADAAELFRQFIGDCDREVFCIMTLDTKNQPTALHQVSCGTLNASLVHPRETYKLAILSNAASIIGCHNHPSGDPTPSPEDVELTERIRDAGSLLGIELLDHIVLGEGSFISLKERGFM, from the coding sequence ATGAGAGATCCCAACCTGAAGTCTGCAAGGCGAATCCAGATTGTCAGCCTCCGAATGGTCAGAGAACAGGCCTCTATCCTCTTCCCGCAGCGCAAGATTTCCAAGCCAGCGGATGCAGCCGAGTTATTTCGTCAGTTCATCGGAGACTGCGACCGAGAAGTATTCTGCATCATGACACTGGACACCAAAAATCAACCTACTGCCTTGCACCAAGTATCTTGCGGAACACTGAACGCATCTCTCGTCCATCCGCGAGAAACTTACAAACTTGCCATTCTATCCAATGCTGCTTCAATCATCGGCTGCCACAACCATCCGAGCGGAGACCCGACACCGAGCCCGGAAGATGTGGAGCTCACAGAGCGAATCCGGGATGCAGGTTCCCTTTTGGGCATTGAGCTTCTTGACCATATTGTCCTCGGAGAAGGCAGCTTCATCAGCTTGAAAGAAAGAGGATTCATGTAA
- a CDS encoding acetate uptake transporter: protein MQTSSTTQQVKVLTADPSAIGLFGLAIVTLVASSQKLGLTDGLSLIIPWAIFLGAFAQLFACIQDAKHNNTFGMTAFGAYAFFWFATASSWMVKMGVFGPALAADVDGKQLGFAFAGYLIFTLFMTIGAMETHKVLFFIFVLIDLLFIGLTFDAFGAPEAFHTLAAYAEMGIGLLSLYGCGAAVLNTHFGRVFLPIGRPFGIFKPRG, encoded by the coding sequence ATGCAAACTTCTAGCACTACGCAGCAAGTAAAAGTATTAACGGCGGATCCCAGCGCGATCGGCCTATTTGGGCTGGCAATCGTTACTCTGGTGGCTTCGTCGCAAAAGCTCGGCCTCACGGACGGGCTAAGCCTTATCATTCCGTGGGCGATTTTTCTGGGGGCGTTTGCCCAGCTGTTCGCCTGCATCCAGGATGCCAAACACAACAACACCTTCGGCATGACGGCCTTTGGCGCGTACGCCTTCTTCTGGTTCGCCACAGCCAGCAGCTGGATGGTAAAAATGGGCGTCTTCGGCCCTGCGCTGGCAGCCGACGTCGACGGAAAGCAGCTGGGCTTTGCTTTTGCCGGCTACCTGATCTTTACGCTGTTCATGACGATCGGCGCGATGGAGACACACAAAGTGTTGTTCTTTATCTTCGTTCTTATCGACCTGCTGTTTATAGGCCTGACCTTCGACGCGTTTGGCGCGCCTGAAGCGTTCCATACCCTGGCGGCATACGCGGAAATGGGTATCGGCCTGCTGTCCCTGTACGGCTGCGGCGCTGCGGTGCTGAACACGCATTTCGGCCGGGTTTTCCTACCCATTGGCCGTCCGTTCGGCATTTTCAAACCGCGCGGTTAA
- a CDS encoding recombinase family protein, with protein MNHEKQSAALYTRVSTEQQVEGFSLDAQRNALLDYCRKSHIDVHKVYVDAGRSGKSIDGRPALRELLEDARSGRFQQVVCLRLNRLSRKLADLLHIVELLDRHAIALHSLTEELQTDTPMGKFALQMAGSVAEHERRQIAQNVRHSMRQRSRLGRWNSGNQVLGYRWITHPDDPRLSYVEIVPGEAERVVSIFEMYASGLGLKAIVNRLNQEGHKTKRGKAFHSISVRGILTNVNYIGKITYTDEKGSRQMVDSEHESIVPIELWEHVQLRLAGSSCPPTKRTTRPFPLSGLLKCPCCGSSMIPSHVSRKRKNGVHSKSFYYVCSRYNSGGSKVCRANHIRADEAEAWVESRVRHFITHPSVAQRLVEEINLRRDKQLLPTRQRLKQIDAQLASLKRRSIRCYELFEDDHIDASELRKRLDEIRAESGPLGEEREKLERSVAGQPERSIPAANIRQALDNFRPLLQSASPEQQRELYRSLIDYIAVPHDRDITVATIQGTAALLSLEIPPIPIRRDKQA; from the coding sequence ATGAATCACGAAAAACAATCCGCCGCCCTTTACACTCGCGTTTCAACTGAGCAGCAGGTCGAAGGCTTCAGCCTGGACGCCCAGAGAAACGCCCTTCTGGACTACTGCCGCAAGTCTCACATCGATGTTCACAAGGTCTATGTCGACGCGGGTCGCTCGGGCAAGTCCATCGATGGCCGACCGGCACTCCGCGAACTTCTGGAAGACGCCCGCAGCGGTCGCTTCCAGCAAGTCGTGTGCCTGCGGTTGAATCGGCTTTCCCGCAAACTGGCCGATCTCCTGCACATCGTCGAGCTGCTGGACAGGCACGCCATCGCCCTGCACAGCTTGACCGAAGAACTCCAGACGGACACGCCGATGGGCAAGTTCGCCCTCCAGATGGCTGGGTCCGTGGCTGAACATGAGAGGCGGCAAATCGCGCAGAACGTACGCCACAGCATGCGACAGCGTAGCAGGCTCGGCAGGTGGAACAGCGGCAATCAGGTTCTCGGATACCGCTGGATCACCCACCCCGACGACCCGCGCCTTTCCTACGTAGAGATCGTGCCCGGGGAGGCCGAGCGGGTCGTCTCCATTTTCGAGATGTACGCCAGCGGTCTTGGCCTGAAGGCTATTGTCAATCGATTGAATCAGGAAGGACACAAGACCAAGCGCGGCAAGGCCTTCCATAGCATTTCAGTACGCGGCATCCTGACCAACGTGAACTACATCGGCAAGATCACTTATACGGATGAAAAGGGCAGCAGACAAATGGTGGACAGCGAACACGAGTCAATCGTCCCGATAGAACTTTGGGAGCATGTGCAGCTGCGGCTTGCCGGAAGCTCATGCCCGCCAACCAAGCGCACCACGCGTCCCTTCCCGCTGTCCGGGCTGCTCAAGTGCCCGTGCTGCGGAAGCAGTATGATTCCGTCCCACGTTTCTCGGAAACGAAAGAACGGCGTTCATTCCAAAAGCTTTTACTATGTGTGCAGCCGCTACAACTCCGGAGGGAGCAAAGTTTGCCGGGCGAACCATATCCGGGCGGATGAGGCCGAAGCCTGGGTCGAATCCCGGGTCCGGCATTTCATCACCCACCCTTCCGTTGCCCAGCGGCTGGTGGAGGAGATCAATCTCAGGCGGGACAAGCAGCTGTTGCCTACTCGGCAGCGATTGAAGCAGATTGACGCACAGCTCGCTTCCCTAAAGCGCCGGAGCATCCGCTGTTACGAGCTTTTTGAGGACGATCACATCGATGCCTCGGAACTCAGAAAAAGACTGGACGAGATTCGGGCCGAATCGGGGCCTCTGGGGGAAGAACGGGAGAAATTAGAGCGATCTGTAGCCGGGCAACCCGAGCGCTCCATTCCAGCGGCGAACATTCGGCAAGCGCTGGACAACTTTCGCCCCCTGCTGCAAAGCGCCTCGCCCGAGCAGCAAAGGGAACTCTACCGAAGCCTTATTGACTACATCGCCGTCCCGCATGACAGGGACATCACGGTGGCGACCATCCAGGGCACGGCAGCCCTGCTGAGCCTGGAGATCCCGCCGATTCCAATAAGGAGGGACAAGCAAGCATGA
- a CDS encoding recombinase family protein, with product MNQTIRVAIYARVSTEEQAEHGYSIDAQLETLRGYCKLYNRVVAGEYVDRGVSGKSLKGRYELQRLLQDAKEGKLDEVIVWKFNRMARKNIDLLQIVDLLEKNNVAFQSFTEKFDTSTSMGKFALQMMGAVGELERNTIVDNVKMGHRQRARTGKHNGKVPLGYRSIKVDERGRETRIVVIEDEAVLVRNIFEQYAAGHGLKAIANDLNHRGHKTKTGKPFSTCAIRDILDNPMFVGKIRYNRYENWAERRRKGKTSEIILVEGHHPAIISEELWEKVQLLRQKKSVMPKKRFEGEYLLTGLIRCPECGAAMTASRTVNRAKDGTKIVRMYYSCGRFRSQGSSVCHANSVRKDEAEKAVTERIRQAVTQPHILKKVVRSINEHRSGRIKPLRDELAAVQARIDKLEERKHKYLGLYEMDEIDRDLFAGRLNDLNSELDTDLTRRSKLELELRDDQAEPVSYEFVHSLVERFDALLHCSPFPQRKTLMHLIVKKITLDDRKRVCSVELAFNDETEKHFLSVAPFADNMAEGAFPLSGKAHLLNQTIKVCI from the coding sequence ATGAATCAAACAATAAGAGTCGCCATCTACGCACGCGTCAGTACGGAGGAGCAGGCAGAGCACGGCTACTCCATCGATGCCCAGCTAGAAACCCTGCGCGGATACTGCAAACTGTACAACAGGGTGGTTGCCGGGGAGTATGTCGACCGGGGCGTCAGTGGGAAGAGCTTGAAAGGCCGCTATGAATTGCAAAGGCTTCTACAGGACGCTAAGGAAGGGAAATTAGACGAAGTCATCGTCTGGAAGTTCAATCGGATGGCCCGCAAGAACATTGACCTGCTACAGATCGTCGATCTGCTGGAGAAAAACAATGTCGCATTTCAATCTTTCACCGAGAAGTTTGACACGAGCACATCAATGGGAAAATTCGCCCTGCAAATGATGGGCGCTGTGGGAGAGCTGGAACGTAACACGATTGTAGACAACGTGAAGATGGGCCACAGACAACGCGCCAGAACAGGCAAGCACAACGGCAAGGTTCCACTCGGCTATCGGAGCATCAAGGTCGACGAACGCGGAAGAGAGACGAGGATCGTCGTCATCGAGGATGAGGCAGTACTCGTTCGCAATATTTTCGAGCAATATGCCGCCGGTCACGGTCTGAAAGCGATCGCCAACGACCTGAACCACCGGGGCCACAAGACCAAGACGGGCAAGCCCTTCTCCACTTGTGCCATCCGAGACATTCTCGACAATCCAATGTTTGTAGGCAAAATCCGCTACAACCGCTATGAGAACTGGGCGGAGAGACGACGCAAAGGCAAAACCTCAGAGATCATACTTGTTGAAGGCCATCATCCGGCGATCATCTCTGAAGAGTTATGGGAGAAGGTACAGCTCCTGCGGCAGAAGAAGAGTGTCATGCCGAAGAAGCGTTTCGAGGGGGAATACCTGCTGACCGGGCTCATCCGATGCCCCGAATGCGGCGCGGCGATGACCGCAAGCCGTACAGTGAACCGGGCGAAGGACGGGACGAAGATCGTCCGCATGTACTACTCCTGCGGTCGCTTTCGCAGCCAGGGCAGTTCGGTCTGCCACGCCAACAGCGTCCGCAAGGATGAGGCCGAAAAAGCCGTGACGGAGCGCATCCGGCAGGCAGTGACTCAGCCTCACATTCTCAAGAAAGTCGTACGCAGCATCAATGAGCACAGATCGGGGCGCATCAAGCCGCTTCGCGACGAACTGGCGGCAGTCCAGGCCCGCATCGACAAGCTGGAGGAAAGGAAGCACAAGTACCTTGGGCTGTACGAAATGGACGAGATCGACCGTGACCTATTCGCGGGACGCCTAAACGACCTGAACAGTGAGCTCGACACTGATCTTACCCGCCGGTCGAAGCTTGAACTTGAACTCCGCGACGATCAGGCCGAGCCCGTCTCATACGAGTTCGTACATTCCTTGGTGGAAAGGTTCGACGCCCTGCTCCACTGCTCGCCGTTCCCGCAGCGGAAGACCCTGATGCACCTGATCGTGAAGAAGATCACGCTGGACGATAGGAAGCGCGTCTGCAGCGTCGAGCTCGCCTTCAACGATGAGACCGAGAAGCATTTTTTAAGTGTAGCCCCTTTCGCTGATAACATGGCGGAAGGGGCTTTTCCTTTGTCCGGAAAAGCCCATCTTCTAAATCAAACAATCAAAGTTTGTATCTAA
- a CDS encoding CxxH/CxxC protein yields the protein MYVVCKEHLELAIDMFVDEYEDAPDIVDLKETEFADWDPPAKCAECEKAGQFLVV from the coding sequence ATGTACGTAGTATGCAAAGAACATTTGGAACTGGCGATCGACATGTTTGTCGATGAATATGAAGATGCGCCTGACATTGTAGACCTGAAAGAAACCGAGTTTGCCGACTGGGATCCTCCGGCTAAATGTGCGGAATGCGAGAAAGCAGGGCAGTTCCTGGTGGTTTAG
- a CDS encoding ParA family protein: MPVVVSMINWKGGVGKTTLTLQIGIGLNKFHGKRVLLIDLDPQCNLSFLALGVESYVDKVYTKGTYSLKSVFDSYFSDTVIDAKSVIQDRVVNSKPGYVYTNVDMILSHQELVLLDLRLARSRKSGRDHKEETGFEIEKLAILKRVIDQVAGDYDYVLVDCPPNVNLVTQNAFYASDYFVVPAIPDFLSTTGISLIRDYMEKFNEDYRNMHRYAEYGEEYKDTKFGGIVFNMVDEYGGGPKRTHQETLTSIGAQHPGYVFEKYITDGDGISVAASVNLPIYAYEHLPRSNQNANKQSDYFENLINEFVTKII; encoded by the coding sequence ATGCCAGTTGTTGTAAGTATGATAAATTGGAAAGGTGGCGTGGGTAAAACTACGCTTACATTACAAATTGGGATTGGATTAAACAAGTTCCACGGAAAAAGAGTTTTGTTAATAGATTTAGACCCGCAGTGTAACCTTTCCTTTTTAGCACTTGGCGTTGAATCGTATGTCGATAAAGTGTATACAAAAGGTACCTACTCACTAAAATCGGTATTTGATTCTTATTTTAGTGATACAGTAATTGACGCAAAATCGGTCATTCAGGATCGAGTGGTTAATAGCAAACCTGGTTACGTTTATACAAATGTAGATATGATTTTATCCCATCAAGAGTTAGTATTATTAGACCTGCGGTTAGCTCGGTCAAGAAAATCAGGGAGAGACCACAAAGAAGAAACTGGGTTTGAAATTGAAAAGCTTGCGATACTCAAAAGAGTGATTGATCAAGTAGCGGGTGATTACGACTATGTTCTTGTAGATTGCCCTCCCAATGTTAATTTAGTAACACAAAATGCCTTCTATGCAAGCGATTACTTCGTAGTTCCGGCAATTCCGGATTTTCTATCAACAACGGGAATTTCCTTGATAAGGGACTACATGGAGAAGTTTAATGAAGACTATAGAAACATGCATCGATACGCTGAATATGGAGAAGAGTATAAGGATACCAAATTTGGGGGAATAGTCTTCAATATGGTAGATGAGTATGGGGGAGGCCCAAAACGAACACATCAGGAAACCTTAACCTCTATAGGGGCACAGCACCCAGGGTATGTTTTTGAAAAATATATTACCGATGGAGATGGGATTTCAGTTGCTGCTTCAGTAAATCTTCCAATTTATGCATACGAGCATTTGCCAAGGTCTAATCAAAATGCAAACAAACAATCGGACTACTTTGAAAATCTAATAAATGAATTTGTTACAAAAATAATTTAA
- a CDS encoding S1C family serine protease gives MGLFDDDFYSTKVTRKARLVKGTEGKWSTPRKSRKGLTTTQIAVICSVLSSVIAVVLFSYITGLPSSTQHAGALAVSSSGGDDYDEKIIQASAKVRPAVVSIVNYQSDSVSAGVSEDPSSSSSALGSGVIIKKDSGKAYIVTNNHVIEDTRNLVVVTADGVSKKAKIVGQDSVTDIALLEIDDEGITAVADIGDSTKLRLGETVIAVGNPLGLSGTQTSGIISYTHRIVPVSLNQDGVYDWEQEVIQTDAAINEGNSGGALADLNGKVIGINTMKIADTGVEGLGFAIPTDQVMKTVDELMKYGKISRPYLGVYSLDLDNPYSPLTEEQRQDLKLPEDVTQGVLVLEAHGPAAQAGLELNDVIVQLDKTKINSTLELRKYLYDEKKIGDNMDVTYYRGGKLQTTTLKLIEKPADAEANPDGDGSSDPSGQDGAESDDSGK, from the coding sequence ATGGGATTGTTTGATGATGATTTTTATTCCACGAAAGTAACCAGAAAGGCCCGTTTGGTCAAAGGCACCGAAGGGAAATGGAGTACGCCCCGCAAGAGCCGTAAAGGGCTTACCACCACGCAGATTGCCGTTATATGTTCGGTACTCAGCTCCGTAATTGCCGTTGTTTTGTTCAGTTATATTACAGGACTCCCCTCCTCAACCCAACATGCCGGCGCACTTGCAGTCAGCTCAAGCGGCGGCGATGATTACGATGAGAAGATTATTCAGGCTTCAGCCAAGGTCCGCCCTGCGGTGGTAAGCATTGTTAATTATCAATCCGACAGCGTGTCCGCTGGTGTGTCTGAGGACCCTTCTTCCTCCTCTTCGGCACTGGGCTCGGGCGTAATTATTAAGAAGGACAGCGGCAAAGCCTACATTGTAACGAATAATCACGTGATTGAAGATACTCGAAATCTGGTGGTTGTGACGGCAGACGGCGTCTCGAAGAAAGCCAAGATCGTCGGCCAGGATTCGGTTACCGATATTGCTCTGCTGGAGATTGACGACGAAGGGATTACAGCTGTGGCCGACATTGGCGATTCCACCAAGCTGCGCCTTGGCGAGACTGTAATCGCCGTTGGCAATCCGCTGGGTCTCAGCGGCACGCAGACTTCCGGGATTATCAGCTATACGCACCGGATTGTGCCGGTCTCCCTCAATCAGGACGGCGTTTATGATTGGGAGCAGGAGGTCATTCAGACCGATGCGGCGATTAACGAAGGCAACAGCGGCGGCGCTTTGGCCGATTTGAACGGCAAGGTGATCGGGATCAACACGATGAAGATTGCCGACACCGGCGTGGAAGGCCTGGGCTTTGCGATCCCTACGGATCAGGTCATGAAGACGGTCGACGAGCTGATGAAGTACGGCAAGATTTCCCGGCCGTACCTCGGCGTGTATTCGCTTGATCTAGACAATCCTTATTCGCCTTTGACGGAGGAGCAGCGCCAGGATTTGAAGCTTCCTGAAGACGTGACGCAGGGCGTTCTGGTGCTGGAAGCCCATGGACCTGCGGCGCAAGCGGGCCTGGAGCTCAACGATGTTATCGTCCAGCTGGACAAAACGAAGATCAATTCAACGCTGGAGCTTCGCAAATATCTGTACGACGAGAAGAAGATCGGCGATAATATGGACGTGACCTATTACCGGGGCGGCAAGCTGCAGACGACAACGTTGAAGCTGATCGAGAAGCCGGCCGACGCGGAAGCGAATCCGGATGGCGATGGTTCGTCGGATCCGTCCGGTCAGGACGGAGCGGAATCGGATGACTCCGGGAAATAA